A stretch of DNA from Micromonospora sp. WMMD1155:
ACCCGGGGCGACTACCCGCAGCACTCCGGCACGGGTCAGCCGCTGCCGCCGGTGACCCAGACCGACCCGCTGCCGGGCGTGCCGTCCAGCGGCAGCCCTCGCCCGTGACCCGCCGAGTCGTCCGAAGGGAGGCGGCGGCATGACCATGCCGACGCAGGGGCCCGGGCCGGGCTCCGGCTACCACCCCGACGCGGGTGCCCCGCACACCGCCGACGAGGTGAAGAGCAGTTCGTTGGGTGACCTGATGCGTCAGGTCACCACCGACCTGTCGACGCTGATGCGTCAGGAGGTCGAACTGGCCAAGGCGGAGATCCGCCAGGAGGGCAAGAAGGCCGGCAAGGCCGCCGGGCTCTTCGGCGGTGCCGGCTTCGGCGGCTACATGGTGGCGCTCTTCGTGTCCATCGCCGTGTGGCAGTTCCTGGACAACGTCATGGACTCCGGTCTGGCCGCGCTGATCGTGGCCGTGCTCTGGGCCGTGGTCGCCGCCGTCCTCTACTCCATGGCCAAGAAGAACGCCCAGCACGTACGCGGGCTCAAGCAGACCAACGACAGCGTGCAGCGGATCCCCGACGCGCTCAAGCCACACCCGGAGGGAGTCACCCGATGAGCACTGATCCCGATCAGATCCGCCGCGAGATCGAAGCCACCCGTAACAGCCTCAGCTCCGATGTGGACGCGTTGGCGTACAAGGTCAGCCCCAGCCGCATCGTCGACGACCGCAAGCAGCGGGCCCGCTCCGCTCTGCAGAATGTGAGGGACAAGGTGATGGGAACCGCGTCTGACCTCGGCCACGGCACCGGCCACGCCGCCCACTCGGTGGGTGACCGTGCCTCGTCGGCGGCCTCCAGCGTCGGCGACGCCGCGCAGTCGGCGGCGGCCACGGTCAGCGACGCCGCCCACAGCGCACCGCGGGTGATCCGGCAGAAGTCCCAGGGCAACCCCCTCGCCGCCGGCCTCATCGCGTTCGGGGTGGGCTGGCTGGCCTCGTCGCTGATCCCGGCCTCCCGCCGCGAGCAGCAGGCCGCGACCCAGCTCAAGGAGCGGGTCAGCGAGCACAGCGGCGCGGTGACGGAGAAGCTGGGCGCGGTGGCGAGCGAGCTGAAGGAAGAGCTGCGCGAGCCGGCCCAGCAGGCCGCCGAGTCGGTGAAGTCGACCGCCCAGGACGCCGTGCACGTCGTCAAGGACGACACGAGGTCCGCCGCGTACGACGTCAAGGACCAGGCCCAGCAGGCCCGGCACCAGGTCAGCCCCTGAACCGGCCGAACACCGTTGCGACAGCTCGCTGCCACCCCGGTGACCGCGAGCTGTCGTGCGGTCCGGGCCGCCGCGCGGCCTGGTCGGGCCGCAGGGCACGGATCGGGTGGGCGGCCCGGCGGATCCGGCCGTCGCCGTACCGGACCCCGCCGAGCAGGAACCGTTGGGCGACCGCCAGCCAGCCGCACACCCCGCGTTCCAGCAGCCAGACCGGTGCCGCCAGCGCCGTCGCGGCAGGGAAGACCGCCGCGCCGCCCGCTCGGCGGCGACCCATCTCGGCGAGGGCGACGGTACCGGCCGTCGCGCCGAGCACCAGCGCCGGTCGCCGGGCCGCCACCGCCGCGGCCAGCGCCGGCAGGACCGCGAGCGCGGTCAGCAGACGCGCCGGCTGGGCCAGATCGTCGTACGCCTGACGGACCCGTTGGCCGCGGAAGTGCGCGGCGTCCGGAGGCAGCCGGCGGACGTACAGCCAGGACGGCGCGGCCTCGGTGCGGTCGTACGCGCGCATGGTGCGGATCAGTTCCAGGTTCTCGAAGAGCACGTCGGGGTCGTACCCGCCGACGGCGAGGAAGGCGCTGCGACGCACGGCGAGGGTGCCCGGGTAGTCCGCGCCGAGGGCCCGGTTGAGCAGCGTCCGGCCGGTGTCCCACCAGGCGTGCCAGGGCAGCGGGTCGAAGTAGTTCTGCGGGCGGACCAGGTCGACCTCGTCGAGCAGGAGGTGCACGGCGGTCAGCCCGGCCTGGTCGTACCGGACGTCGTCGTCGGCGATCACCACGTGTTCGTGCTCGGCGGCGCGGACGCCGGTGCGGACGCCGAGCACCTTCCCGTTGAGCCCGGAGCCGGTGGTGTCCGGTGGGAGGTGCCGGACCAGCCCCGCCCAGGCGTCGGCGTGCCGGGCGAAGAGGTCCGGTGCCGAGCCGTCGACCACGAGCACGTCGACCCTCCCGGCCAGCCAGCGCAGGTAGTCGGTCAACTCGGCCAGTCCGCTGTCGGAGTGCCAGCGCAGCGGCAGCACGTACGTCATCGGCAGGCGGACCGGCGGAGCCGGCGCCCGTCGTACCTCTGCCCGCCCTGGCCGATCACGCACGAGCATCGTCCGATCAGTCGGTGCCGCGGATGTTGGTGAGGGTCAGGCCGAGGGGCGGCAGCGCCGGCATCCGGTGCAGGTCCAGGGTCAGGTCCTGGATCGGCACGTCGTAGCGCATGGTGGTGGTGAGGTTGGCGACCGCCCGTTTCATCAGGTCGATGGTGATCCACTCACCGGCGCACCGGTGCCCGGCCCAGTGGTCACCGCCGCCCTGCGGGATCAGCTCGAACGGGTCCACCCGTCGCCCGGCGAACCGTTCCGGACGGAACAGCTCCGGTTCCGGCCACAGCTCCGGGTGGTGGTTGGTGCCGTAGAGGTCGAGCAGCACCCGACGACCGGCCGGGAAGTGGTGACCCCGCCAGTCGAAGGAGCGCCGGACCCGGGCCGCCGCCATCGGGAAGAACGGGTAGTAACGGCGTACCTCCTGGACGAAGTGCTCGGTGGCCTCGTCGTCGTGGCGGACCCGGTCCTGCCAGCCCGGGTGGTCGTGCAGGGCGAGTGCGGCGAAGGCGATGTACTGGTCGACGGCGACCACCGGGCGCAACACGTTCAGCAGCTCCACCGCCGCGATCCGGCGGGGGAGCAGGTCGCCCCGCCGGTCGCGGTGTTCGGCGATCACGGCCAGGGCGCTGCCGGTCGGCGCCGGAGCGAGACCGACCCGGGTCCGTTCGACCAGGTCGGCGAGGCGGCGTTCGGCGCGGCGCCGGGCGAGCCGTCCCCGCCAGTGCCGCGGACCGGCCACCGCCGGGGCCTCGATCATGGCGTGCAGCTCGACGGCGCGCTCGTCGACCTGCGACGCGGGCAGTGGCACCCCGGCCCAGGTGTGCACGACCCGGGTGAGCAGCCGACCCAGTTCGTCGTAGAGCGACACCGGCCCGGCGGCCTCCCAGGCGGGGATCCGAGCACGCCACTCGTCGTCGAAGAGCTGACCGAGCCGCCCGATGGCGGTCG
This window harbors:
- a CDS encoding phage holin family protein, translating into MTMPTQGPGPGSGYHPDAGAPHTADEVKSSSLGDLMRQVTTDLSTLMRQEVELAKAEIRQEGKKAGKAAGLFGGAGFGGYMVALFVSIAVWQFLDNVMDSGLAALIVAVLWAVVAAVLYSMAKKNAQHVRGLKQTNDSVQRIPDALKPHPEGVTR
- a CDS encoding DUF3618 domain-containing protein, which codes for MSTDPDQIRREIEATRNSLSSDVDALAYKVSPSRIVDDRKQRARSALQNVRDKVMGTASDLGHGTGHAAHSVGDRASSAASSVGDAAQSAAATVSDAAHSAPRVIRQKSQGNPLAAGLIAFGVGWLASSLIPASRREQQAATQLKERVSEHSGAVTEKLGAVASELKEELREPAQQAAESVKSTAQDAVHVVKDDTRSAAYDVKDQAQQARHQVSP
- a CDS encoding glycosyltransferase family 2 protein, whose translation is MTYVLPLRWHSDSGLAELTDYLRWLAGRVDVLVVDGSAPDLFARHADAWAGLVRHLPPDTTGSGLNGKVLGVRTGVRAAEHEHVVIADDDVRYDQAGLTAVHLLLDEVDLVRPQNYFDPLPWHAWWDTGRTLLNRALGADYPGTLAVRRSAFLAVGGYDPDVLFENLELIRTMRAYDRTEAAPSWLYVRRLPPDAAHFRGQRVRQAYDDLAQPARLLTALAVLPALAAAVAARRPALVLGATAGTVALAEMGRRRAGGAAVFPAATALAAPVWLLERGVCGWLAVAQRFLLGGVRYGDGRIRRAAHPIRALRPDQAARRPGPHDSSRSPGWQRAVATVFGRFRG
- a CDS encoding cytochrome P450: MASMPVDRSPDSTLALLRAGYRFIGERCDRYGSDVFRTRILLAPTICLRGRAATELFYDTERFRRATAMPLRVQRTLTGRGGVQGLDAAAHTDRKAMFMSIMTPTAIGRLGQLFDDEWRARIPAWEAAGPVSLYDELGRLLTRVVHTWAGVPLPASQVDERAVELHAMIEAPAVAGPRHWRGRLARRRAERRLADLVERTRVGLAPAPTGSALAVIAEHRDRRGDLLPRRIAAVELLNVLRPVVAVDQYIAFAALALHDHPGWQDRVRHDDEATEHFVQEVRRYYPFFPMAAARVRRSFDWRGHHFPAGRRVLLDLYGTNHHPELWPEPELFRPERFAGRRVDPFELIPQGGGDHWAGHRCAGEWITIDLMKRAVANLTTTMRYDVPIQDLTLDLHRMPALPPLGLTLTNIRGTD